Proteins from one Lycium ferocissimum isolate CSIRO_LF1 unplaced genomic scaffold, AGI_CSIRO_Lferr_CH_V1 ctg2235, whole genome shotgun sequence genomic window:
- the LOC132043247 gene encoding uncharacterized protein LOC132043247 isoform X12 has product MENEKIPLPRPTTYNIQNQKRRKTNSVIKDNVEPSKNRNYAVENEERLHPLSDITNDMRTRHLLPDLNTFPILQGMHDENILPDLTDTPTEKDVQTHNSLPDLNDTPLLEGQLQTNIEDDDEEEYPDVDVECGDICTEGHKSNHFQEKIRSYNSMFSFTSMGGKVDVSVNQTQGPRTFKLFGQNYHQIGSLLPPEGSTPKFAQLYIYDTENEVANRINAVSRGQDVNKLHAEIVADLKQMLDDNNVLAKTFRMVRDRFQENINSNVKLRLIGKRGTDGRRYNLPTITEVAALVVGDFEVSGCDRDIIIETQSGQLQRINELNAAYLGLQYPLLFPYGEDGYREDIPLSGGDKSSGGRQYVSMREYFVYRIQERKDEVPTIVSSRRLFQQFLVDGYTMIESSRLKFIRTHQKQLRVDFYKVLTDAILHGDTDPSSQGKRVILPSSFTGGARYMLQNYQDAMAICKWAGYPDLFITFTCNPKWPEITRFVESRGLTPEDRPDILSRVFKIKLDGLIKDLKDNQVFGQVKAVIYTIEFQKRGLPHAHILLFLHEHNKFPCASDIDRIISAEIPHEGDDPYYYNVVKNLMMHGPCGSARKSSPCMQNGKCTKHFPKKFVDATTVDEEGYPVYRRRDNGRTIMKNGIELDNRYVVPHNRFLLLKYGAHINVEWCNQSRSIKYLFKYVNKGHDRATAAFSQSTHEDGSSTVDEINMYYDCRYISPCEAAWRILKFPIHHREPPVERLSFHLPNEQPVIFSDDDHIENVVNRPTVRESMFLSWFEANKEYPEARDLTYAEFPLKFRWDQNLKKWVRRKTSAFSIGRIFFVTPGSGELYYLRLLLNIIKGPISYDELRNDHSTFRDACYALGLLDDDKEYVDAIKEASNWGMPSYLRQLFVMLLLSNSMSRPEFVWQASWRLLSDDILHEVRTLLDNSEAELTDDELKNRCLQKMERTLKGCGKSFNDFPTMPRPDYSEQDVDSANRLINEELRYNKRSLTQEHQQLVMKLTAEQKCVYDKIMTAVNQDRGGLFFLYGHGGTGKTFMWRTLSSGVRSKGDIVINVASSGIASLLLPGGRTAHSRFAIPLNPTEDSTCNIKQGSPLAKLIVKAKLVIWDEAPMMHRYCFEALDRTLRDILRFKDPSNLDRPFGGKTIVLGGDFRQILPVITKGTRQEIVNATLNSSDLWPQCQVLKLTKNMRLQGSLSGADLDDLKQFSDWILAIGDGKIGCSIDGIEKIEIPDDLLIHNCDDPISGIVESTYSDYLIHSTDIKYLQERAILAPTLQMVESVNDYMVSLNHSQDKSYLSSDTICMSDNAFTSLEHVHTPEFLNSIKCSGIPNHSITLKVGVPVMLLRNIDQSAGLCNGTRLIITRLGNRVIEAKVLSGKMAGDKVFIPRMTLTPSDARIPFKFQRRQFPVIVSFAMTINKSQGQSLCNVGLFLKKPVFTHGQLYVAFSRVTNRKGLKILCYDEDGKITNEATNVVYKEVFRNLEGRNFH; this is encoded by the exons atggaaaatgaaaaaattcCACTTCCCagaccaaccacatacaacatACAGAATCAGAAACGGCGCAAAACAAACTCAGTTATCAAAG ATAATGTTGAACCCTCCAAAAACAGAAACTATGCTGtcgaaaatgaagaaagacTTCATCCTTTGTCTGATATAACAAATG ACATGAGAACACGTCATCTTCTTCCTGATTTAAACACATTTCCTATATTGCAAG GTATGCACGATGAAAACATATTGCCTGATTTAACTGACACTCCAACTGAAAAAG ATGTGCAAACACATAATTCTCTACCTGATTTAAATGACACACCACTACTGGAAG GGCAGCTGCAAACTAACATAGAAGATGACGATGAAGAGGAGTATCCAG ATGTGGATGTTGAATGTGGCGACATTTGCACTGAAG GTCATAAAAGtaatcattttcaagaaaaaataaggAGTTATAACTCTATGTTCTCATTTACATCAATGGGGGGAAAGGTTGATGTCTCTGTCAATCAGACACAAGGGCCAAGAACATTCAAATTATTTGGACAAAATTATCATCAAATTGGGAGCTTACTACCTCCTGAAGGATCTACTCCAAAGTTTGCACAGTTATATATCTATGATACAGAAAATGAAGTTGCAAATAGAATTAACGCTGTCAG TCGGGGCCAAGATGTTAATAAACTTCATGCTGAAATTGTCGCTGATCTAAAACAAATGCTCGATGACAATAATGTTTTGGCCAAGACTTTTAGAATGGTCCGAGATAGATTCCAAGAAAATATCAACTCAAATGTGAAGCTCAGACTAATAGGGAAAAGAGGTACCGATGGTAGAAGATACAACTTACCAACAATAACAGAAGTAGCTGCTTTAGTGGTAGGTGACTTTGAAGTTTCTGGATGTGATCGTGACATCATTATAGAAACACAATCTGGGCAGCTACAAAGGATAAATGAACTAAATGCTGCATATTTAGGTCTACAATACCCTTTACTTTTTCCTTACGGTGAAGACGGGTATAGAGAGGACATTCCTTTAAGTGGAGGTGATAAATCATCGGGAGGAAGGCAATATGTTAGCATGCGAGAATATTTTGTCTAtagaattcaagaaagaaaagacgAAGTTCCTACCATTGTGTCCTCAAGAAGACTATTTCAACAGTTTTTAGTTGATGGCTATACAATGATTGAGTCTTCTCGGTTGAAATTTATCAGGACTCATCAAAAGCAATTAAGAGTTGATTTTTATAAGGTCCTAACAGATGCTATTTTACATGGAGACACTGATCCTTCATCCCAAGGAAAAAGAGTAATTCTACCATCAAGCTTTACAGGGGGTGCACGATATATGTTGCAGAATTATCAAGATGCTATGGCTATATGCAAATGGGCTGGGTACCCTGATCTTTTTATCACATTTACTTGCAATCCTAAGTGGCCAGAGATTACTAGATTCGTAGAGAGCAGAGGGTTGACTCCAGAAGATCGTCCAGATATCTTAAGCAGGGTGTTCAAAATCAAATTGGACGGCTTAATAAAGGATTTGAAAGACAATCAAGTTTTTGGACAAGTAAAAGCAG TGATTTATACCATTGAGTTCCAAAAACGAGGGTTGCCTCATGCTCATATCTTGCTTTTTCTTCATGAGCATAATAAATTTCCATGCGCCTCAGATATTGATCGAATAATTTCAGCAGAAATACCACATGAAGGGGATGATCCTTATTATTATAATGTCGTGAAAAATTTGATGATGCATGGCCCATGTGGTTCTGCTAGGAAGTCTTCTCCTTGCATGCAGAATGGTAAATGTACGAAACACTTTCCTAAAAAATTTGTTGACGCAACAACAGTTGACGAAGAAGGATATCCTGTTTATAGAAGAAGGGATAATGGTAGAACAATTATGaaaaatggaattgaattggataACAGGTATGTGGTGCCACACAATCGCTTCTTATTATTAAAATATGGTGCTCATATCAATGTGGAATGGTGCAACCAATCACGAtcaataaaatacttatttaagTATGTCAATAAAGGGCATGATCGTGCAACTGCTGCTTTTTCACAAAGTACTCATGAGGATGGTTCATCAACTGTTGATGAAATCAATATGTATTATGATTGTCGCTACATATCACCATGTGAAGCCGCATGGAGAATATTAAAATTTCCAATTCACCATAGAGAGCCGCCAGTGGAAAGACTATCATTCCATCTTCCAAATGAACAGCCCGTCATTTTCTCTGATGATGATCACATTGAGAATGTAGTAAATAGACCAACTGTAAGGGAATCGATGTTTTTGAGTTGGTTTGAGGCAAACAAAGAATATCCGGAAGCAAGAGATTTGACTTATGCAGAATTCCCTCTTAAATTTAGGTGggatcaaaatttaaaaaaatgggtcagGAGAAAAACATCTGCATTTTCTATTGGGCGGATTTTCTTTGTTACTCCAGGGAGCGGAGAGTTATATTATctgaggttgttgttgaatataaTCAAAGGTCCAATTTCTTATGATGAACTAAGAAATGACCATTCCACTTTTAGAGATGCATGTTATGCACTTGGTTTGTTGGATGACGACAAAGAGTATGTTGATGCTATAAAGGAGGCCAGTAACTGGGGAATGCCATCTTATCTTAGACAATTATTTGTCATGTTGTTGTTATCAAATTCAATGTCACGACCAGAATTTGTTTGGCAAGCGTCATGGCGGTTATTGTCAGACGATATCCTTCATGAagtaagaacattattggataACTcag AGGCAGAGCTTACAGATGATGAATTGAAAAATCGCTGCTTGCAAAAGATGGAGAGGACTTTAAAAGGTTGTGGAAAAAGTTTTAATGATTTTCCAACAATGCCAAGACCAGATTACAGTGAGCAAGACGTTGATAGTGCCAACAGACTAATTAATGAGGAATTGCGCTATAACAAACGCTCTTTGACACAGGAACATCAACAATTAGTGATGAAATTAACAGCTGAACAGAAGTGTGTGTATGATAAAATCATGACTGCAGTGAACCAAGACAGAGGGGGGTTGTTCTTTTTATATGGTCATGGTGGAACTGGAAAAACATTTATGTGGAGAACATTGTCTTCTGGCGTACGATCTAAAGGTGATATAGTGATAAATGTTGCTTCAAGTGGTATTGCGTCTCTTTTGTTACCAGGAGGTCGAACTGCTCATTCGAGATTTGCGATTCCTTTAAATCCAACTGAAGATTCAACATGCAATATAAAACAAGGTAGTCCTTTGGCAAAGTTGATTGTTAAGGCGAAGTTGGTCATCTGGGATGAGGCACCAATGATGCATAGATACTGTTTTGAAGCTCTTGATCGAACTCTTAGAGATATTTTAAGATTTAAAGATCCATCAAATTTAGATCGACCATTTGGAGGTAAAACAATAGTACTTGGAGGTGACTTCAGACAAATCTTGCCAGTAATTACAAAAGGTACTAGGCAAGAGATTGTTAATGCAACTCTAAATTCTTCAGATTTGTGGCCCCAATGTCAGGTCTTAAAGCTAACAAAGAATATGAGATTGCAAGGAAGTCTATCAGGTGCAGATTTGGATGATTTAAAACAGTTTTCTGATTGGATTTTGGCAATAGGTGATGGAAAGATTGGATGTTCCATTGATGGCATTGAGAAAATAGAAATACCCGATGATCTTCTTATACATAATTGTGATGATCCGATATCTGGAATTGTAGAAAGTACATATTCTGATTACTTGATACATTCCACTGATATAAAATACCTTCAAGAAAGAGCAATTCTTGCTCCGACTCTTCAGATGGTGGAATCGGTGAATGATTACATGGTTTCCCTCAACCATAGTCAGGATAAATCATATTTAAGTTCGGATACAATTTGCATGTCTGATAATGCATTTACATCTTTGGAGCATGTACATACACCTGAATTCCTAAATAGTATTAAATGTTCAGGTATTCCAAATCACTCCATCACTTTGAAGGTAGGTGTTCCTGTCATGTTGTTAAGAAATATAGATCAATCGGCAGGATTGTGTAATGGCACAAGATTGATAATCACAAGACTTGGAAATCGGGTAATTGAAGCCAAAGTATTATCAGGAAAAATGGCTGGAGACAAAGTTTTTATCCCAAGAATGACACTTACTCCATCCGATGCAAGAATTCCTTTTAAGTTCCAAAGAAGGCAATTTCCAGTCATTGTATCTTTTGCCATGACCATCAATAAAAGCCAAGGTCAATCATTGTGTAATGTGGGATTATTTTTGAAGAAGCCGGTGTTTACACATGGACAACTGTATGTTGCATTTTCTCGAGTAACAAATAGAAAAGGGTTGAAGATCTTATGTTATGATGAAGatggaaaaataacaaatgaAGCTACAAATGTAGTGTATAAAGAAGTTTTCCGTAATTTAGAGGGCAGAAATTTTCATTGA
- the LOC132043247 gene encoding uncharacterized protein LOC132043247 isoform X11: protein MENEKIPLPRPTTYNIQNQKRRKTNSVIKDNVEPSKNRNYAVENEERLHPLSDITNDMRTRHLLPDLNTFPILQGMHDENILPDLTDTPTEKDVQTHNSLPDLNDTPLLEEIEAAISNTVIQGQLQTNIEDDDEEEYPGHKSNHFQEKIRSYNSMFSFTSMGGKVDVSVNQTQGPRTFKLFGQNYHQIGSLLPPEGSTPKFAQLYIYDTENEVANRINAVSRGQDVNKLHAEIVADLKQMLDDNNVLAKTFRMVRDRFQENINSNVKLRLIGKRGTDGRRYNLPTITEVAALVVGDFEVSGCDRDIIIETQSGQLQRINELNAAYLGLQYPLLFPYGEDGYREDIPLSGGDKSSGGRQYVSMREYFVYRIQERKDEVPTIVSSRRLFQQFLVDGYTMIESSRLKFIRTHQKQLRVDFYKVLTDAILHGDTDPSSQGKRVILPSSFTGGARYMLQNYQDAMAICKWAGYPDLFITFTCNPKWPEITRFVESRGLTPEDRPDILSRVFKIKLDGLIKDLKDNQVFGQVKAVIYTIEFQKRGLPHAHILLFLHEHNKFPCASDIDRIISAEIPHEGDDPYYYNVVKNLMMHGPCGSARKSSPCMQNGKCTKHFPKKFVDATTVDEEGYPVYRRRDNGRTIMKNGIELDNRYVVPHNRFLLLKYGAHINVEWCNQSRSIKYLFKYVNKGHDRATAAFSQSTHEDGSSTVDEINMYYDCRYISPCEAAWRILKFPIHHREPPVERLSFHLPNEQPVIFSDDDHIENVVNRPTVRESMFLSWFEANKEYPEARDLTYAEFPLKFRWDQNLKKWVRRKTSAFSIGRIFFVTPGSGELYYLRLLLNIIKGPISYDELRNDHSTFRDACYALGLLDDDKEYVDAIKEASNWGMPSYLRQLFVMLLLSNSMSRPEFVWQASWRLLSDDILHEVRTLLDNSEAELTDDELKNRCLQKMERTLKGCGKSFNDFPTMPRPDYSEQDVDSANRLINEELRYNKRSLTQEHQQLVMKLTAEQKCVYDKIMTAVNQDRGGLFFLYGHGGTGKTFMWRTLSSGVRSKGDIVINVASSGIASLLLPGGRTAHSRFAIPLNPTEDSTCNIKQGSPLAKLIVKAKLVIWDEAPMMHRYCFEALDRTLRDILRFKDPSNLDRPFGGKTIVLGGDFRQILPVITKGTRQEIVNATLNSSDLWPQCQVLKLTKNMRLQGSLSGADLDDLKQFSDWILAIGDGKIGCSIDGIEKIEIPDDLLIHNCDDPISGIVESTYSDYLIHSTDIKYLQERAILAPTLQMVESVNDYMVSLNHSQDKSYLSSDTICMSDNAFTSLEHVHTPEFLNSIKCSGIPNHSITLKVGVPVMLLRNIDQSAGLCNGTRLIITRLGNRVIEAKVLSGKMAGDKVFIPRMTLTPSDARIPFKFQRRQFPVIVSFAMTINKSQGQSLCNVGLFLKKPVFTHGQLYVAFSRVTNRKGLKILCYDEDGKITNEATNVVYKEVFRNLEGRNFH from the exons atggaaaatgaaaaaattcCACTTCCCagaccaaccacatacaacatACAGAATCAGAAACGGCGCAAAACAAACTCAGTTATCAAAG ATAATGTTGAACCCTCCAAAAACAGAAACTATGCTGtcgaaaatgaagaaagacTTCATCCTTTGTCTGATATAACAAATG ACATGAGAACACGTCATCTTCTTCCTGATTTAAACACATTTCCTATATTGCAAG GTATGCACGATGAAAACATATTGCCTGATTTAACTGACACTCCAACTGAAAAAG ATGTGCAAACACATAATTCTCTACCTGATTTAAATGACACACCACTACTGGAAG AGATTGAGGCTGCAATAAGCAACACAGTTATACAAG GGCAGCTGCAAACTAACATAGAAGATGACGATGAAGAGGAGTATCCAG GTCATAAAAGtaatcattttcaagaaaaaataaggAGTTATAACTCTATGTTCTCATTTACATCAATGGGGGGAAAGGTTGATGTCTCTGTCAATCAGACACAAGGGCCAAGAACATTCAAATTATTTGGACAAAATTATCATCAAATTGGGAGCTTACTACCTCCTGAAGGATCTACTCCAAAGTTTGCACAGTTATATATCTATGATACAGAAAATGAAGTTGCAAATAGAATTAACGCTGTCAG TCGGGGCCAAGATGTTAATAAACTTCATGCTGAAATTGTCGCTGATCTAAAACAAATGCTCGATGACAATAATGTTTTGGCCAAGACTTTTAGAATGGTCCGAGATAGATTCCAAGAAAATATCAACTCAAATGTGAAGCTCAGACTAATAGGGAAAAGAGGTACCGATGGTAGAAGATACAACTTACCAACAATAACAGAAGTAGCTGCTTTAGTGGTAGGTGACTTTGAAGTTTCTGGATGTGATCGTGACATCATTATAGAAACACAATCTGGGCAGCTACAAAGGATAAATGAACTAAATGCTGCATATTTAGGTCTACAATACCCTTTACTTTTTCCTTACGGTGAAGACGGGTATAGAGAGGACATTCCTTTAAGTGGAGGTGATAAATCATCGGGAGGAAGGCAATATGTTAGCATGCGAGAATATTTTGTCTAtagaattcaagaaagaaaagacgAAGTTCCTACCATTGTGTCCTCAAGAAGACTATTTCAACAGTTTTTAGTTGATGGCTATACAATGATTGAGTCTTCTCGGTTGAAATTTATCAGGACTCATCAAAAGCAATTAAGAGTTGATTTTTATAAGGTCCTAACAGATGCTATTTTACATGGAGACACTGATCCTTCATCCCAAGGAAAAAGAGTAATTCTACCATCAAGCTTTACAGGGGGTGCACGATATATGTTGCAGAATTATCAAGATGCTATGGCTATATGCAAATGGGCTGGGTACCCTGATCTTTTTATCACATTTACTTGCAATCCTAAGTGGCCAGAGATTACTAGATTCGTAGAGAGCAGAGGGTTGACTCCAGAAGATCGTCCAGATATCTTAAGCAGGGTGTTCAAAATCAAATTGGACGGCTTAATAAAGGATTTGAAAGACAATCAAGTTTTTGGACAAGTAAAAGCAG TGATTTATACCATTGAGTTCCAAAAACGAGGGTTGCCTCATGCTCATATCTTGCTTTTTCTTCATGAGCATAATAAATTTCCATGCGCCTCAGATATTGATCGAATAATTTCAGCAGAAATACCACATGAAGGGGATGATCCTTATTATTATAATGTCGTGAAAAATTTGATGATGCATGGCCCATGTGGTTCTGCTAGGAAGTCTTCTCCTTGCATGCAGAATGGTAAATGTACGAAACACTTTCCTAAAAAATTTGTTGACGCAACAACAGTTGACGAAGAAGGATATCCTGTTTATAGAAGAAGGGATAATGGTAGAACAATTATGaaaaatggaattgaattggataACAGGTATGTGGTGCCACACAATCGCTTCTTATTATTAAAATATGGTGCTCATATCAATGTGGAATGGTGCAACCAATCACGAtcaataaaatacttatttaagTATGTCAATAAAGGGCATGATCGTGCAACTGCTGCTTTTTCACAAAGTACTCATGAGGATGGTTCATCAACTGTTGATGAAATCAATATGTATTATGATTGTCGCTACATATCACCATGTGAAGCCGCATGGAGAATATTAAAATTTCCAATTCACCATAGAGAGCCGCCAGTGGAAAGACTATCATTCCATCTTCCAAATGAACAGCCCGTCATTTTCTCTGATGATGATCACATTGAGAATGTAGTAAATAGACCAACTGTAAGGGAATCGATGTTTTTGAGTTGGTTTGAGGCAAACAAAGAATATCCGGAAGCAAGAGATTTGACTTATGCAGAATTCCCTCTTAAATTTAGGTGggatcaaaatttaaaaaaatgggtcagGAGAAAAACATCTGCATTTTCTATTGGGCGGATTTTCTTTGTTACTCCAGGGAGCGGAGAGTTATATTATctgaggttgttgttgaatataaTCAAAGGTCCAATTTCTTATGATGAACTAAGAAATGACCATTCCACTTTTAGAGATGCATGTTATGCACTTGGTTTGTTGGATGACGACAAAGAGTATGTTGATGCTATAAAGGAGGCCAGTAACTGGGGAATGCCATCTTATCTTAGACAATTATTTGTCATGTTGTTGTTATCAAATTCAATGTCACGACCAGAATTTGTTTGGCAAGCGTCATGGCGGTTATTGTCAGACGATATCCTTCATGAagtaagaacattattggataACTcag AGGCAGAGCTTACAGATGATGAATTGAAAAATCGCTGCTTGCAAAAGATGGAGAGGACTTTAAAAGGTTGTGGAAAAAGTTTTAATGATTTTCCAACAATGCCAAGACCAGATTACAGTGAGCAAGACGTTGATAGTGCCAACAGACTAATTAATGAGGAATTGCGCTATAACAAACGCTCTTTGACACAGGAACATCAACAATTAGTGATGAAATTAACAGCTGAACAGAAGTGTGTGTATGATAAAATCATGACTGCAGTGAACCAAGACAGAGGGGGGTTGTTCTTTTTATATGGTCATGGTGGAACTGGAAAAACATTTATGTGGAGAACATTGTCTTCTGGCGTACGATCTAAAGGTGATATAGTGATAAATGTTGCTTCAAGTGGTATTGCGTCTCTTTTGTTACCAGGAGGTCGAACTGCTCATTCGAGATTTGCGATTCCTTTAAATCCAACTGAAGATTCAACATGCAATATAAAACAAGGTAGTCCTTTGGCAAAGTTGATTGTTAAGGCGAAGTTGGTCATCTGGGATGAGGCACCAATGATGCATAGATACTGTTTTGAAGCTCTTGATCGAACTCTTAGAGATATTTTAAGATTTAAAGATCCATCAAATTTAGATCGACCATTTGGAGGTAAAACAATAGTACTTGGAGGTGACTTCAGACAAATCTTGCCAGTAATTACAAAAGGTACTAGGCAAGAGATTGTTAATGCAACTCTAAATTCTTCAGATTTGTGGCCCCAATGTCAGGTCTTAAAGCTAACAAAGAATATGAGATTGCAAGGAAGTCTATCAGGTGCAGATTTGGATGATTTAAAACAGTTTTCTGATTGGATTTTGGCAATAGGTGATGGAAAGATTGGATGTTCCATTGATGGCATTGAGAAAATAGAAATACCCGATGATCTTCTTATACATAATTGTGATGATCCGATATCTGGAATTGTAGAAAGTACATATTCTGATTACTTGATACATTCCACTGATATAAAATACCTTCAAGAAAGAGCAATTCTTGCTCCGACTCTTCAGATGGTGGAATCGGTGAATGATTACATGGTTTCCCTCAACCATAGTCAGGATAAATCATATTTAAGTTCGGATACAATTTGCATGTCTGATAATGCATTTACATCTTTGGAGCATGTACATACACCTGAATTCCTAAATAGTATTAAATGTTCAGGTATTCCAAATCACTCCATCACTTTGAAGGTAGGTGTTCCTGTCATGTTGTTAAGAAATATAGATCAATCGGCAGGATTGTGTAATGGCACAAGATTGATAATCACAAGACTTGGAAATCGGGTAATTGAAGCCAAAGTATTATCAGGAAAAATGGCTGGAGACAAAGTTTTTATCCCAAGAATGACACTTACTCCATCCGATGCAAGAATTCCTTTTAAGTTCCAAAGAAGGCAATTTCCAGTCATTGTATCTTTTGCCATGACCATCAATAAAAGCCAAGGTCAATCATTGTGTAATGTGGGATTATTTTTGAAGAAGCCGGTGTTTACACATGGACAACTGTATGTTGCATTTTCTCGAGTAACAAATAGAAAAGGGTTGAAGATCTTATGTTATGATGAAGatggaaaaataacaaatgaAGCTACAAATGTAGTGTATAAAGAAGTTTTCCGTAATTTAGAGGGCAGAAATTTTCATTGA